The window TTGACACGGAAACAAGAGCCTTTGTCAGCCTTACCTTGCCTTCGTGGTTTTCTCATGAGGCAGTGCGTGCTGTTTGGAAAGCTGTTCACGTGAATCTGCATCAGTCTTGTGCCACCCATTATGTAGCCCATGCGGTGCGGGATTTCTTGCCGTCAGGAGGAATACTAAGGGGTGAACAGTGGAAACAGTTCTGGAACAGCGTTGCTCCTGAACAATGGAGATTCAGCAGTGTGCAAGCCTCAGCGAATGCTCTGCTACGCGCTAAACGCAAGACGCTCTCTCTTGATGACGTGGTTGACAAATCTGTAGACTGGCGTCTTGATGATTCTGTAGAGGATGATTCTCCACATGTTTTCGCTTAGAATGTTTCACTTGTTTTGCCGGGCTTCCACAGTAAGGCGATTAGTGTGGAAGCCCCTTGGGTTTGTGGTGTAGGGGGCAGGGGCTGGCGCCCCTGCCCCCCTGCCCGTTTCACCGCTTTTGTTTCCTGAGTGTTTTGAGCGGTGAATGTTCCTCGTGCGCCCGTTTGAGGTCTTCCTGTACCAGCGCGAGGTACTGCTGGAGTACCCTGTAATCGCTGTGCCCCATGAGCAGGCGCAGGTGTTCCAGGTCAATGCCGTTGCGCAAGCTCCAGGTTGCGAAGGTGCGCCGTAGCTGGTGTGCGCCCAGTTTCAATCCTGCACGCCTGCCTGCCCTTCGTACGACTTCTTGGATGCCGTAGAGGGTTAACGCGCCGTACTGTCCATACCACAGCGGGGAATCTCCTGCAGGGTGGAACGGGCACGCTTTCAGGTAGCGCTGAATGGCAAGCCTTACCTCTGCGCTGAGCACCACCACGCGCTGTTTTCCGCCCTTGCCCCGTATAACCAGCATGCCCTGCAAGACGTCGCCAGCGTGCAGGGAATGCGCCTCGTGGATGCGCAAGCCTGTGTCCAGCAGGAGCAGAATCAGCGCCCTGTCGCGGAGGCGCAGCCAGTGTTTGCCTTCGCAGGCTGTGAGGAGGTTCTGCACCTGTTCGGGCGTGAGGGCTGGTTTCAGCACCTGTTCCCGCTTGGGCGGTCTGACCTGTTGCATGGGTGAG is drawn from Bacillota bacterium and contains these coding sequences:
- a CDS encoding tyrosine-type recombinase/integrase; translated protein: MKQHELLIANHDAYPNSFQLSVQLFLEDAQARNLAPKTISFYRERLRLFDQHVNRPLEQVDALTIRHYLARRAQAGVKPATLHADYRALSAFFSWCAREGLIDRSPMQQVRPPKREQVLKPALTPEQVQNLLTACEGKHWLRLRDRALILLLLDTGLRIHEAHSLHAGDVLQGMLVIRGKGGKQRVVVLSAEVRLAIQRYLKACPFHPAGDSPLWYGQYGALTLYGIQEVVRRAGRRAGLKLGAHQLRRTFATWSLRNGIDLEHLRLLMGHSDYRVLQQYLALVQEDLKRAHEEHSPLKTLRKQKR